The following are encoded together in the Planococcus antarcticus DSM 14505 genome:
- a CDS encoding O-acetylhomoserine aminocarboxypropyltransferase/cysteine synthase family protein, with protein sequence MTNLKPETLLLHGGQQPDPATGSRGVPIYKTTSYVFKDTQHAQDLFGLKDTGNIYSRIMNPTVDVFEQRVALLEGGTAAVALSSGMAAIAFSILNIAEAGDEIVADSSLYGGTYNLFANTLPRYGITTTFVDATDPENFKAAITEKTKVLFGEIIGNPSLNVFDVEKVATIAHENGIPLLIDNTFASPYGSNPIEFGADVVIHSATKWIGGHGTTIGGVAVDAGTFNWDNPRFPNYTQPDESYHGLRYGIDVPDAAFATKLRVQLLRDFGPSLSPESAHAFLQGLETLHLRIPKHSSNAQLIADYLRQHPQIEWVNFLGFENHPSHQLAKKYLKNDGYGSIVNFGIKGGREAGRKVIDSVNLWSHVANVGDAKSLIIHPASTTHQQLNDEELKSSGVTEELIRLSVGLENAEDLIADLEQAIQVAVLENV encoded by the coding sequence ATGACAAACTTAAAACCAGAAACATTATTGCTACACGGCGGGCAACAACCGGATCCAGCGACAGGGTCAAGAGGAGTGCCAATCTACAAAACCACTTCTTACGTCTTCAAGGATACACAACATGCACAGGATCTCTTCGGCCTGAAGGACACCGGCAATATCTATTCGCGCATCATGAATCCAACAGTTGATGTCTTTGAACAGAGAGTAGCATTATTAGAAGGCGGTACTGCAGCAGTTGCTCTTTCTTCGGGAATGGCTGCCATCGCATTCTCTATTTTAAATATTGCAGAAGCCGGCGATGAAATTGTAGCAGATAGTAGTCTGTATGGCGGCACTTACAATTTATTTGCGAACACCTTGCCGCGTTATGGCATCACGACCACATTCGTGGATGCTACAGATCCGGAAAATTTCAAAGCGGCAATTACAGAAAAAACCAAAGTTTTATTCGGTGAAATTATCGGCAACCCAAGCCTGAATGTCTTCGATGTAGAAAAGGTAGCAACAATTGCACATGAAAACGGAATTCCGTTATTGATTGATAACACATTTGCTTCTCCATACGGCAGCAATCCGATTGAATTTGGTGCAGATGTGGTTATTCATTCCGCTACGAAATGGATCGGCGGGCATGGCACAACGATTGGCGGGGTAGCCGTGGATGCTGGAACATTTAATTGGGATAATCCACGCTTCCCGAACTATACGCAGCCAGACGAATCGTATCACGGACTGCGTTATGGCATTGATGTGCCAGATGCGGCATTTGCGACAAAACTGCGCGTGCAACTATTGCGGGATTTTGGACCATCACTGAGTCCGGAAAGTGCGCATGCTTTTCTTCAAGGACTGGAGACGCTGCATTTGCGCATTCCGAAACATAGCAGCAATGCTCAGCTTATTGCGGATTATTTAAGGCAGCATCCACAAATCGAATGGGTCAATTTCTTAGGATTTGAAAATCATCCTTCCCATCAATTAGCGAAGAAATACTTGAAGAATGACGGATATGGCTCGATTGTCAATTTCGGTATCAAAGGCGGACGTGAAGCGGGCCGTAAAGTGATCGATAGCGTCAATCTCTGGTCGCATGTAGCCAATGTAGGAGATGCCAAATCGCTGATCATTCATCCGGCTTCCACCACGCATCAGCAGCTGAACGATGAAGAACTGAAATCATCCGGAGTAACGGAAGAGTTGATCCGCTTGTCTGTTGGGTTAGAAAACGCAGAAGATTTAATCGCCGATTTGGAGCAGGCGATACAGGTAGCCGTATTGGAAAACGTATAA
- a CDS encoding methionine ABC transporter permease has protein sequence MSVNYEQILEALWETIYMTGAAFGFSLLIGFPLGILLVVTRKGHLLENEPVSKALNIIINIFRSVPFIILMVAIIPLTRIIVGTSIGTAAAIVPLVFYAGPYIARLIENSLLEVDKGVIEAAQAMGASPIQIIFRFLIPEALSSLVLALTIAVVGLIGASAMAGAIGGGGLGDLAITYGYQRFDTVVMFITVAILVVLVQGVQSFGNVLSRRVRRS, from the coding sequence ATGTCAGTTAACTACGAACAAATTCTGGAAGCCCTATGGGAAACCATTTATATGACCGGCGCAGCATTCGGCTTTTCCTTATTGATCGGCTTCCCTCTTGGCATCCTGCTGGTAGTCACACGTAAAGGTCATCTACTGGAAAACGAACCGGTTTCCAAAGCGCTCAACATTATCATCAATATTTTTAGATCCGTTCCTTTTATCATTTTGATGGTCGCCATTATCCCACTGACACGCATCATTGTCGGCACATCCATCGGTACGGCCGCGGCAATTGTTCCATTGGTCTTCTACGCCGGACCTTATATTGCCCGGTTAATTGAAAACTCCTTACTGGAAGTCGACAAAGGGGTCATCGAAGCCGCTCAAGCAATGGGCGCTTCACCGATACAAATTATTTTTCGCTTCCTGATTCCTGAGGCTTTAAGTTCACTGGTTCTCGCTTTGACCATAGCGGTAGTCGGCCTGATCGGTGCATCAGCCATGGCAGGTGCCATTGGAGGCGGCGGCCTTGGAGACTTGGCCATCACATACGGCTACCAACGATTCGACACCGTGGTGATGTTCATCACAGTAGCCATTCTAGTCGTACTCGTACAAGGCGTTCAATCGTTCGGAAACGTTTTATCAAGACGCGTAAGACGCAGTTAG
- a CDS encoding DMT family transporter: MHYTASLLVLIAAILWGTTGTAQSFFDGTAHPLSIGAFRLAIGGFSLLLFVLVFGKLSVRSIPWPAAMLSAISMALFQPLFFSSVQLTGVAIGTVVTIGSAPVLTGIIEWTALRKKPDRVWAMATLLALVG, encoded by the coding sequence TTGCATTATACAGCTTCTTTATTGGTGCTCATAGCAGCCATTTTATGGGGAACGACAGGAACAGCCCAATCTTTTTTTGACGGAACAGCACATCCGCTGTCGATTGGTGCTTTTCGCTTAGCGATTGGCGGTTTTTCCTTGCTGCTTTTCGTGCTGGTCTTTGGAAAATTGTCAGTCCGCTCGATTCCATGGCCCGCTGCCATGCTGTCTGCCATTAGCATGGCGCTGTTTCAGCCTCTCTTTTTTTCGTCTGTCCAATTGACCGGGGTTGCTATTGGGACCGTCGTGACAATCGGCAGTGCACCTGTATTGACGGGGATAATCGAATGGACGGCCTTAAGAAAGAAGCCAGACAGAGTGTGGGCTATGGCTACGTTGCTGGCATTAGTGGGATGA
- a CDS encoding MetQ/NlpA family ABC transporter substrate-binding protein, giving the protein MKKITTATLLSLLVLILAACGDDSSSGGNTTVTLGISGSDTTIWDYVADKAEAEGIDIEIQTFSDYVAPNLALAEGELDLNAFQTISYFDEFVEEHNVDIVPIGSTVIAPMGLYSDKYEAIDEIPEGSQIATPNEATNMGRALLLLDEAGLITLSEDAGLTGTAEDIIENPKNIEIVPMVSGHTPRAMPDVAASIINNGVAVDAGLNPTDDPIARESDTAKPYINLIAANAEEADNEAYQKIVEIYQQEDTADFIIEHTKGGQIPTVVTVDELVDYQ; this is encoded by the coding sequence ATGAAAAAAATTACAACTGCAACATTACTTTCGCTACTGGTATTAATCTTGGCGGCCTGCGGTGACGACAGCAGTTCTGGAGGCAACACGACAGTCACTCTTGGCATCAGCGGTTCCGATACAACCATCTGGGATTACGTTGCTGATAAAGCGGAAGCTGAAGGAATTGATATAGAGATCCAAACCTTTTCTGATTATGTAGCTCCAAACTTGGCTCTTGCCGAAGGCGAATTGGATTTGAATGCGTTTCAGACGATTTCCTATTTTGATGAATTTGTCGAAGAGCACAACGTCGATATCGTGCCAATCGGTTCTACCGTTATCGCGCCAATGGGCTTGTATTCCGATAAATACGAAGCTATCGACGAAATTCCTGAAGGTTCACAAATCGCAACACCAAATGAAGCCACTAATATGGGGCGTGCACTATTGCTGCTTGATGAGGCGGGATTGATCACACTTTCTGAAGATGCGGGTCTTACTGGAACAGCTGAAGATATTATTGAAAATCCGAAAAACATCGAAATTGTTCCTATGGTATCCGGACATACACCGCGTGCGATGCCTGATGTTGCAGCTTCAATTATCAACAATGGGGTTGCCGTTGATGCTGGATTGAATCCGACAGATGATCCGATTGCGCGCGAAAGCGACACAGCTAAACCTTATATCAACCTGATTGCTGCAAATGCTGAAGAAGCAGACAATGAAGCTTACCAGAAAATCGTTGAGATTTATCAGCAGGAAGACACTGCCGACTTTATTATCGAACATACAAAAGGCGGTCAGATTCCAACCGTTGTCACAGTTGATGAACTCGTCGATTATCAATAA
- a CDS encoding STAS domain-containing protein — MNTESAITVGGLNFEWDLTEGRFLFEGQESVLFWTASAMKMFFDSIEEISGKDAANVVLETTGFRQGLVVGQYFRGIKGISIAEAAQMITNTYASAGWGLAEIKELNEETHKLEVHLKNSWEHLINVAQEKEQGGSFLPAHYAGIFSSLFKQNIWYKVVHHQLDGFEESIIQYFPSDETIEKNIHHLSRLKEAEKINELERLVDEKTRELNEMIKEISSPLIPVLEDIVVVPLLGTYDEARAEELLVKTLQNMPEHKAKYLILDLTGLNNNFTQHAAMLIEKLGLTASLIGTQTILVGISGKMSMTITDSGINLSKFQCFQTLQHGIHYALAQNGRSII; from the coding sequence ATGAATACCGAATCAGCAATAACAGTAGGCGGTTTGAATTTCGAGTGGGATTTGACTGAAGGACGCTTTCTATTTGAAGGTCAGGAGTCAGTTCTTTTTTGGACAGCATCGGCAATGAAAATGTTTTTTGATTCAATAGAAGAGATTTCTGGAAAAGATGCGGCGAATGTCGTATTGGAAACAACGGGATTTCGCCAAGGGCTGGTAGTAGGACAATATTTTCGAGGCATAAAAGGGATCTCTATAGCAGAAGCTGCTCAAATGATCACCAATACATATGCATCTGCAGGATGGGGATTGGCGGAAATTAAAGAGCTAAATGAAGAAACACATAAATTGGAAGTGCATTTGAAAAACAGCTGGGAGCATCTAATCAATGTGGCACAAGAGAAGGAGCAAGGAGGCAGTTTTCTGCCAGCGCATTACGCTGGAATTTTTTCTTCTTTGTTTAAGCAAAATATTTGGTATAAAGTCGTTCATCATCAATTAGATGGTTTTGAAGAAAGCATTATTCAGTACTTCCCTTCTGACGAGACAATTGAAAAGAATATCCATCACTTGTCTCGTTTAAAAGAAGCGGAAAAAATCAACGAGCTCGAGCGGTTGGTGGATGAAAAAACAAGGGAACTGAATGAAATGATCAAAGAGATTTCATCTCCACTCATCCCGGTTCTAGAAGATATCGTCGTTGTCCCTTTGCTCGGAACTTACGATGAAGCCCGTGCGGAAGAGCTGTTAGTGAAAACACTGCAGAACATGCCGGAACACAAAGCCAAGTATTTGATTTTGGATCTGACGGGATTGAACAACAATTTTACTCAGCATGCGGCAATGCTGATTGAAAAACTGGGATTGACGGCATCGTTGATCGGGACACAAACGATACTGGTGGGCATCTCAGGAAAAATGAGCATGACCATTACAGACTCAGGCATTAATTTATCAAAGTTCCAATGTTTCCAAACCCTGCAGCACGGCATTCATTATGCGCTGGCGCAAAACGGGCGAAGCATCATCTAA
- a CDS encoding EamA family transporter, translating to MDPTGIAMALGARFSFAIYALASKNVLKGMEPVAAVAVVFSLSACYLFPFLLFFDLSYITVPGNFWLLIYLGIGATNLSYILFSFGLKQIPSSFAVTLSLAEPLTVAILGVLVVGEALSGLSWIGVGLLLFGIIVLTMGRKGKLSS from the coding sequence GTGGACCCAACGGGAATCGCCATGGCGCTTGGTGCGAGGTTTTCTTTTGCGATTTATGCTCTTGCTAGTAAAAATGTACTCAAGGGGATGGAACCCGTTGCCGCTGTTGCGGTGGTTTTTTCACTGAGCGCCTGCTATCTATTTCCTTTTTTATTATTTTTTGATTTATCCTACATAACCGTTCCAGGAAACTTCTGGCTGCTTATCTATTTAGGGATTGGTGCGACGAACTTATCGTACATATTATTTTCTTTTGGATTGAAACAGATTCCTTCTTCTTTTGCAGTGACTTTATCATTGGCAGAACCATTGACGGTCGCTATTTTGGGGGTGCTTGTGGTAGGTGAAGCGTTGAGCGGCCTTTCATGGATTGGCGTAGGGTTGCTCTTATTCGGCATTATCGTATTGACGATGGGCAGGAAAGGAAAGCTATCTTCTTAA
- the pepT gene encoding peptidase T has product MLEALIERLVRYAKIDTQSDFNSDTTPSTTGQWDLLYELEREMKTIGLTEVGMDKSGYLFGTLPANNEREIPVIGFLAHVDTATDFTGKNVNPKRIDNYDGQDISLNGNTTMTVSDFPALKNYVGHTLITTDGTTLLGADNKAGIAEIITAMEYLDAHPEIEHGKIRVAFTPDEEIGRGPHKFDVERFGAKYAYTMDGGPLGELQYESFNAASGKLTVQGKSVHPGSAKDKMVNAQAVAIQFQQEMPKNEVPELTEGYEGFIHLNNFTGNVENAELTYIIRDFDKDKFENKKLHMQAVVEKIQQQYGEESILLEIEDQYYNMREKIKPVMEIVDNAERAMTTLEIEPNIVPVRGGTDGSQLSYMGLPTPNIFTGGENYHGKYEFISAENMEKATQVIIEIVKSAK; this is encoded by the coding sequence ATGTTAGAGGCTTTAATTGAACGACTTGTTCGTTACGCCAAAATCGATACGCAATCTGATTTCAATAGCGATACGACACCTTCTACAACCGGACAGTGGGATTTGCTCTATGAGTTGGAACGCGAAATGAAGACCATCGGCCTGACAGAAGTCGGGATGGATAAATCAGGGTACCTCTTCGGTACGCTACCGGCTAATAACGAACGAGAAATTCCTGTAATTGGGTTTTTGGCTCATGTTGATACAGCAACTGACTTTACCGGAAAAAATGTCAATCCGAAGCGCATCGACAATTATGATGGACAAGACATTTCGTTAAATGGCAATACCACCATGACTGTGTCAGATTTCCCTGCCCTCAAAAATTATGTGGGTCATACATTGATCACGACAGATGGCACTACGCTTCTCGGTGCCGACAATAAAGCCGGTATCGCTGAGATCATAACGGCAATGGAATATTTAGATGCCCATCCAGAAATTGAACATGGGAAAATCCGAGTCGCATTTACGCCGGATGAAGAAATTGGTCGCGGTCCCCATAAATTTGATGTTGAACGCTTTGGCGCAAAATATGCCTACACCATGGACGGCGGTCCTCTTGGCGAACTGCAGTATGAAAGCTTTAATGCAGCCAGTGGCAAACTGACCGTTCAAGGGAAGAGTGTCCATCCCGGCTCAGCAAAAGACAAGATGGTCAATGCCCAAGCAGTCGCCATCCAATTTCAGCAAGAAATGCCGAAAAATGAAGTGCCTGAATTGACCGAAGGATATGAAGGCTTTATCCATTTGAACAATTTTACAGGCAATGTGGAAAACGCGGAATTGACTTACATCATTCGTGACTTCGATAAGGACAAATTCGAAAACAAAAAGCTACATATGCAGGCAGTTGTAGAAAAAATTCAGCAGCAATACGGCGAAGAGTCAATCCTTTTAGAAATTGAAGATCAGTATTATAATATGCGTGAGAAAATCAAACCTGTCATGGAAATCGTCGATAATGCGGAACGTGCCATGACTACTTTGGAAATCGAACCGAATATTGTTCCTGTACGCGGAGGCACGGATGGCTCCCAATTATCTTATATGGGGCTCCCGACACCAAATATTTTCACGGGTGGAGAAAACTACCACGGGAAATACGAATTCATCTCCGCTGAAAATATGGAAAAAGCAACGCAGGTCATTATCGAAATCGTAAAATCAGCTAAATAA
- a CDS encoding methionine ABC transporter ATP-binding protein — protein sequence MIQFEGVAKTYQSGKQEIHALNGIDLTVETGEIYGVIGFSGAGKSSLIRTVNLLERPSAGRILIHGQDVLTLSSKKIRTIRKDIGMIFQHFNLLNSKTVYHNVAMPLLLAKTPKADIEKQVKDLLDFVGLADQAQKYPDQLSGGQKQRIGIARALATNPSVLLCDEATSALDPQTTKSILDLLRKINKEYNITILLITHEMGVIREICDKVAVLEAGKVIEQGSVFDIFSNPQQPTTKRFVRSVMNDELPESLLEQIQDAQSDHAIYRLQFTGTSVGKPFMSRVSRDFKVDLNVLFGNITELQGIPYGNLIVEFSGEPSEIERALSSIRDSNIHIEEVNNYVS from the coding sequence GTGATTCAATTCGAAGGGGTCGCCAAGACCTATCAATCAGGAAAACAAGAAATCCATGCTTTAAATGGTATCGATTTGACCGTCGAAACCGGCGAAATTTACGGAGTCATTGGTTTTAGCGGAGCCGGTAAGAGCTCATTAATCCGCACAGTAAACCTTCTCGAACGTCCCTCTGCCGGACGTATATTGATACACGGACAAGACGTTTTGACTTTATCTAGTAAAAAAATTCGTACTATTCGGAAAGATATCGGCATGATTTTCCAGCATTTTAATCTGCTAAATTCAAAAACAGTTTATCACAATGTGGCGATGCCGTTATTACTAGCAAAGACCCCTAAAGCTGATATTGAAAAACAAGTAAAAGATTTACTCGATTTTGTTGGTCTTGCAGATCAGGCACAAAAATATCCAGACCAGCTGTCGGGCGGACAAAAACAGCGCATTGGCATTGCACGGGCACTTGCCACAAACCCTTCTGTACTGCTGTGCGATGAAGCGACGTCAGCACTTGATCCACAAACGACTAAATCGATTTTGGATCTCCTTCGAAAAATCAACAAGGAATACAACATCACCATCCTGCTCATCACACATGAAATGGGCGTTATCCGGGAAATCTGTGATAAGGTGGCCGTCCTTGAAGCAGGAAAAGTTATCGAGCAAGGCAGTGTCTTCGATATTTTCTCGAACCCACAACAGCCTACCACGAAGCGCTTTGTCCGCTCCGTCATGAACGATGAGCTGCCTGAATCGCTGTTGGAACAAATCCAGGATGCCCAAAGCGACCATGCCATCTACCGGTTGCAGTTTACCGGCACATCTGTCGGCAAGCCGTTCATGTCTCGTGTATCTCGTGATTTCAAGGTTGACCTGAATGTGCTGTTCGGCAATATCACTGAGCTGCAGGGCATTCCATACGGCAACCTGATCGTCGAATTCTCTGGAGAGCCAAGTGAAATTGAACGAGCCTTATCCTCTATTCGGGACAGCAATATTCACATAGAGGAGGTCAACAATTATGTCAGTTAA
- a CDS encoding glycerol-3-phosphate acyltransferase, whose product MLIWILLLFIGGYVIGCFHGSLAAQALSGVNVKKEGVKNSGASNAAIVLGWKYGLLVAFIDIFKGFAAVAGLRLLLESGSFSTEMIWALLFVAGAGVVFGHNFPFYMNFKGGKGTASVIGVMVALDWKLGLLGLLLLISVSLATNYLVIGVLVLYAVYFVIAFGPASGNWPWLIASILFAMAAWKHRENIIRIKDGTENKVSSVFRKKTTTSN is encoded by the coding sequence ATGCTTATCTGGATTTTGTTATTATTTATCGGAGGCTATGTAATCGGTTGTTTTCACGGATCCCTTGCAGCGCAAGCATTATCAGGGGTGAACGTCAAAAAAGAAGGGGTGAAAAACTCCGGAGCTTCCAATGCTGCCATCGTGCTGGGCTGGAAATACGGTTTGCTTGTTGCATTTATTGATATTTTTAAAGGGTTTGCTGCCGTTGCAGGTCTGCGCCTGTTATTGGAATCAGGTAGTTTTTCAACTGAAATGATATGGGCATTATTATTTGTTGCCGGTGCTGGTGTTGTTTTTGGCCATAATTTCCCCTTCTATATGAACTTTAAAGGAGGCAAAGGCACCGCTTCCGTTATAGGCGTCATGGTAGCCCTCGACTGGAAACTTGGTTTACTTGGCTTGCTATTATTGATCAGCGTTTCGCTCGCGACAAACTACCTGGTCATTGGTGTACTTGTACTATATGCAGTTTATTTCGTAATCGCTTTCGGTCCTGCTTCCGGAAACTGGCCATGGCTGATAGCCTCTATACTGTTTGCCATGGCCGCATGGAAACATCGGGAAAACATTATTCGAATAAAGGATGGCACTGAAAACAAAGTATCTTCTGTTTTCCGAAAGAAAACTACAACCTCAAACTGA
- a CDS encoding M20 family metallopeptidase yields MTLIKDARQTISLSIDSRHTAYIEISQAIHAKPEIGNEEFYASSLLIDLLEDAGFTVDKGVASHDTAFVASKTSSLPGPTIAYLAEYDALPGIGHACGHNIIGTTSVAAAIALSETLDVTGGRVIVLGTPAEEGGPNGSAKGSFVKHGLLEGIDAALMLHPSGNSAVTGPSLAVDPLEFHFHGKPAHAAGSPEQGINALDAVLQLFNSINALRQQLPSDARVHGIITHGGDAPNIIPEYAAARFYIRGDSWKKTSDTARKIRAIAEGAALATGATVKIERFQNEVRDLVITPALDVIIRSELEAQGEAVADSRISGLGSTDAGNISYEVPTAHGYIKIGPESLIAHTAEFREAAKSEQGHNALIKGAKALANTGYRLLTESALLEEVRATHAKAVKLKQQN; encoded by the coding sequence ATGACCCTGATTAAGGACGCAAGACAGACCATTTCCCTATCTATCGATTCGCGACATACAGCATATATCGAAATAAGCCAGGCAATTCATGCCAAACCTGAAATCGGTAACGAAGAGTTTTATGCAAGTTCCTTATTGATTGATTTGCTTGAAGACGCAGGATTTACTGTCGACAAAGGTGTTGCCAGCCACGACACCGCCTTTGTCGCCAGTAAGACTAGCTCACTTCCGGGGCCAACAATCGCTTATCTCGCTGAATATGATGCACTCCCCGGAATTGGACACGCCTGTGGTCATAATATTATTGGAACGACTAGCGTCGCTGCCGCCATTGCTTTATCAGAAACATTAGACGTTACTGGCGGCCGCGTTATCGTTCTCGGAACACCCGCGGAAGAAGGCGGACCAAATGGCAGCGCCAAAGGCAGTTTCGTTAAACATGGACTACTCGAGGGCATTGATGCCGCTTTGATGCTGCATCCTTCCGGAAATTCGGCTGTCACCGGTCCTTCCCTTGCTGTCGATCCATTGGAATTTCACTTTCACGGCAAGCCTGCTCATGCAGCAGGCTCTCCTGAACAAGGTATTAATGCGTTGGATGCTGTTTTGCAGTTGTTCAACAGCATCAATGCATTGCGCCAGCAATTACCGTCGGATGCACGTGTCCATGGCATCATCACTCATGGAGGCGATGCACCGAACATCATTCCTGAATATGCAGCGGCCCGCTTCTATATTCGTGGTGATTCATGGAAGAAAACATCCGATACTGCCCGCAAAATTCGGGCCATTGCAGAAGGTGCGGCCTTGGCAACTGGGGCTACAGTGAAAATCGAACGTTTCCAGAATGAAGTGCGCGACTTGGTCATTACACCTGCTTTGGATGTGATTATCCGCAGTGAGCTCGAAGCACAGGGTGAAGCTGTAGCCGATTCCCGCATCTCTGGCCTTGGCTCTACGGATGCTGGTAACATTAGCTATGAAGTCCCGACTGCACATGGTTATATTAAAATTGGTCCTGAAAGCCTAATTGCCCATACTGCTGAGTTTCGTGAAGCTGCTAAATCGGAACAAGGTCATAACGCTTTAATCAAAGGAGCTAAAGCATTGGCCAATACTGGTTATCGCCTACTGACAGAGAGCGCTCTTCTAGAGGAAGTTCGAGCTACACATGCGAAAGCAGTCAAATTGAAACAGCAGAACTGA
- a CDS encoding helix-turn-helix domain-containing protein: MYMTVQETAAFLSMPEDQVNRYVLGGRIRAVHDGEQYMINTSQFGTHFQQLEEAKRALEEWRAIPIPEDVDIKDED, translated from the coding sequence ATGTATATGACAGTCCAGGAAACTGCCGCTTTTTTGTCCATGCCTGAAGATCAAGTCAATCGCTATGTATTGGGAGGCCGTATTCGTGCAGTACATGATGGGGAACAATACATGATCAACACCTCTCAGTTCGGGACACATTTCCAACAGTTGGAAGAGGCGAAGCGAGCGCTGGAGGAATGGCGCGCCATTCCTATTCCAGAAGATGTGGATATTAAAGACGAAGACTGA
- the metX gene encoding homoserine O-acetyltransferase MetX yields the protein MKTVSIGSLTLDSTEILNDVELAYERLGDKKAPAILVCHALTGDQYAIGTEENPGWWAGLIGPGKPVDTTVFQVITFNVLGGCHGSTGPLSKNPETGEPYRAEFPTLTIRDMVRAEYHALKKLGIDHLAGVIGGSLGGMKTLEWGKSYPEFIDAVLPLAVTPYYGDYGVAFNHIGILAIENDRDFNSGNYEDSALLKGFQVARMAGMLTYRSGNMFNQRFGRTSDGDEFNVQSYLNYQGKKLAGRFDANSYVLLLKAMNTHDIQDAVLDIPVYSLSFTHDLLYPSELMVPWLEKQTTATWEIVETNFGHDGFLVEFEKWGGFIEEKLKSLFVPELTR from the coding sequence ATGAAGACAGTATCCATCGGCTCTTTAACTCTGGATTCAACTGAGATTTTAAACGACGTAGAACTTGCATACGAACGTCTCGGAGACAAAAAAGCTCCGGCTATTCTGGTGTGCCATGCATTGACAGGCGACCAATATGCAATTGGCACAGAGGAAAATCCAGGGTGGTGGGCAGGATTAATCGGACCAGGCAAGCCGGTGGATACAACTGTTTTTCAAGTGATTACCTTCAACGTACTGGGCGGCTGCCATGGCTCGACTGGCCCATTATCAAAAAATCCGGAAACAGGAGAACCTTATCGTGCTGAGTTTCCAACACTGACCATACGTGATATGGTGCGGGCCGAATATCATGCCTTGAAAAAACTGGGGATCGACCATCTTGCCGGCGTGATAGGCGGCTCATTGGGTGGAATGAAAACCTTGGAATGGGGAAAATCGTATCCAGAATTTATTGATGCGGTTCTTCCTTTAGCTGTCACACCCTACTACGGCGATTACGGTGTTGCTTTTAACCATATCGGCATTTTGGCGATTGAGAATGATAGAGATTTCAACTCTGGAAATTATGAGGATTCGGCACTTTTAAAAGGATTTCAAGTAGCCAGAATGGCAGGCATGCTCACTTACCGCAGTGGCAATATGTTCAATCAGCGATTCGGACGCACCAGCGATGGCGATGAATTCAATGTACAGTCGTACTTGAATTATCAAGGTAAGAAATTGGCAGGGCGTTTTGATGCCAATAGCTATGTACTGCTGCTGAAAGCTATGAACACGCATGACATTCAAGATGCTGTTTTGGACATTCCTGTCTATTCCTTGTCCTTTACCCACGATTTACTTTATCCAAGTGAATTGATGGTTCCCTGGCTGGAAAAACAGACGACTGCAACTTGGGAAATTGTTGAAACGAATTTTGGCCACGATGGATTTCTGGTTGAATTTGAAAAATGGGGCGGATTTATCGAGGAAAAGTTAAAAAGTCTATTCGTGCCTGAACTCACGCGGTAG